A window of the Eschrichtius robustus isolate mEscRob2 chromosome 5, mEscRob2.pri, whole genome shotgun sequence genome harbors these coding sequences:
- the NPPC gene encoding C-type natriuretic peptide, with product MHLSQLLACALLLALLSLRPSEAKPGAPPKVPRTPPGEEVAEPQAAGGGQKKGDKTPGGGGANPKGDRSRLLRDLRVDTKSRAAWARLLQEHPNARKYKGGNKKGLSKGCFGLKLDRIGSMSGLGC from the exons ATGCACCTCTCCCAGCTGCTGGCCTGCGCCCTGCTGCTCGCGCTACTCTCGCTCCGGCCCTCCGAAGCCAAGCCCGGGGCGCCGCCGAAG GTCCCGCGCACTCCGCCAGGGGAGGAGGTGGCCGAGCCCCAGGCTGCGGGCGGAGGTCAGAAGAAGGGCGACAAGACTCCCGGGGGCGGCGGCGCCAATCCCAAGGGCGACCGGTCGCGACTGCTCCGGGACCTGCGCGTGGACACCAAGTCTCGGGCGGCGTGGGCCCGTCTTCTGCAAGAGCACCCCAACGCGCGCAAATACAAGGGAGGCAACAAGAAGGGTTTGTCCAAGGGCTGCTTCGGCCTCAAGCTGGACAGGATCGGCTCCATGAGCGGCCTGGGATGTTAG